The segment CCACAACTGGTTATCCATGGAAACCAAGAGAAAATTACGGATTTCAAGTTTGAAGATTTTGAAGTGGTTGGCTATGATCCACATCCACTAATTAAAGCTAAGGTGAGTGTGTGATGATAAAAATCATTGTTGCAATGAACCAACATCGTACGATTGGCTTGAATGGCTCAATGCCGTGGCATAATAAAGAGGATCTCCAACATTTTCGCAAAACAACTTTAAATCAAAAAGTGATTATGGGGCGAAAAACATTTGAAGGTCTTCCAAAGAAACTCGATAATCGAGAAATATATGTTGTAACACGTAACACTTTGATTGAAAATGCAATTCCAGATCTTAGGGCATTTTTAATTCAACATCAAAATTCCAAAGAAACTATTTTTATCGCAGGTGGCGGCGAAATTTATGCTCAAAGTTTACCTTTTGCTCACGAATTAATCATTTCGTATATACCAAATGATGTGATTGGTGATACATTTTTTCCAGATTTTTCTGATTTAGA is part of the Erysipelothrix piscisicarius genome and harbors:
- a CDS encoding dihydrofolate reductase, whose amino-acid sequence is MIKIIVAMNQHRTIGLNGSMPWHNKEDLQHFRKTTLNQKVIMGRKTFEGLPKKLDNREIYVVTRNTLIENAIPDLRAFLIQHQNSKETIFIAGGGEIYAQSLPFAHELIISYIPNDVIGDTFFPDFSDLEFKIKNQVEYSTFKQVTYERI